In the genome of Streptomyces sp. 846.5, the window CCTCCATCGACGACCCCCCTCGTGACGTACTACTCCGGATTGTCGGCCAGGCTCTGAGCCGCGATCACGCTGTGTGACAGCGCGCGCCGCGCATAGGCCGGGGAGGCCCCCGCCAGACCGCAGCTGGGGGTCACCACGACGCGTTGGGCCAGCAGCGCCGGGTCGAGACCCAGGCGTCGCCACAACGTCCTGACACCGCTCACACTATCGGCAGGGTCTGACAATCCCGGCCCCACCGATGGCACGACACCGGCGAAGAGGAGCGTGCCCGCCTCCACCGCCTCGCCGATCTCGTCGTCGTCACGCTCCGTCAGCAACGCCATGTCCAGCGAGACCGCCGAGGCCCCCGCCCGCCGCAGCAGGGCCAGGGGCACGCCGGGCGCGCAGCAGTGCACCACCACCGGCAGGTCCACTACACCGATGAGGGTGCGCAGCGTCTCCTCGGCGACCTGGCGGTCCACCGAACGCAGCCGCTGCCAGCCGCTGGCGGTCGGCACCTGCCCGGCGAGGACCGCCGGGAGCGACGGCTCGTCCAGCTGCAGGACGAGCTGCGCGCCCGGGATGCGCTTGCGCACGTCCTCCAGATGCAGCCGCAGGCCCTCCGCCAGCGAGCCGACGATGTCGCGCACCGCGCCCGCGTCCGCAAGCGCCTTCTCCCCCCGGTGCAGTTCGACGCTCGCGGCCAGCGTCCAGGGCCCGACGGCCTGGAGCTTCAGCGGACCGGTCCAGCCCTGGGTGTGCTCCTCCAGGGCGTCCAGGTCCTCGCCCAGCCAGGAGCGGGCCCGACGGGTGTCCCGTCCCGGGTGGTCACCGAAGCGCCAGCCGCTGGGCTCGACCCGGGCGAACAGCTCGACCAGCAGCCCGAGACTGCGACCGACCATGTCGGCGCCGGGCCCTCGGGCCGGCAGCTCGGGGAGGTGCGGCAGTGCCTCCAGCGACCCGGTGACGGTCTTCGCGGCCTCCCGCGCGTCCGTCCCCGGCATCGAACCGACACCCGTCGCTCCAGGACCGGTCAACTGCGGAAACGTACTCTCAGCGCTCACTCCGGCAGCGTACGGGAGTCCGGGGTGTTTGAAGGCGTCGCGTCCGCGGCAGTGCGCGCCCGCCGCCGCTACCGCCCCGGACGCACCGTCAGGTCGGTGATCTCCGCGTCCCGAGGCAGGTCGACGGCGGTGAGCACGGCGGTCGCGACCGACTCGGGGGTGATCCAGGCGGCGGCGTCGTAGGCCTTGCCCTCCTGGGCGTGGACCCGCTCCTGCATCGGCGTCGCGGTGCGGCCCGGGTAGACGGTGGTGACCCGGACGCCGTTGGCGTGCTCCTCGGCGCGCAGCGAGTCGGCGACGGCCTTGAGCCCGAACTTGGAGGCGGCGTACACCCCCCACTCGGCGTGGGCGCGGAGCCCTGATCCGGAGTTGACGAAGACCACCTGCCCCTTGGAGACCCGCAGAGTCGGCAGGAACAGCCGGGTCAGCTCCGCCGGGGCGACCAGGTTGACGGCGAGGGTGTGGTTCCAGACCTTGGTGCCCAGGTCGCCGATGCCGCCCAGGTCGACCACACCCGCGATGTGCAGCAGCGAGTCCAGCCGTACCGGCTGCTCCTGCTGGCCCAGCGCCCAGGACAGCCGGTCGGGCGTGGCCAGGTCTCCGATCAGCGTGCGGCTGCCGGGGAACTGCTTCCGCAGCACCGCCGCGCGGTTGGCGTCACGGGCCAGCAGCCACAGTTCGTCGCCGCGCTCCGCCAGCCGTGCGGCGACCGCCGCGCCGATGCCGGAACCCGCGCCGGTGATCAGATGGATAGCCATGTCTTCATTGGTATCACGACCGGCGGCGCGAGCCATCCGCCACTATGGGTGGGGAGAGGATCAACAGGGGGGCGTGGCGGTACGTGAGTGACGAGACGACAGTGGCGGCCGAATCCAGCCCCGGGCACATGATCGTCTGCGGCGGTGACGCGCTGACGCACCGTCTGGCGCTGGACCTGATCCACCTCTACCGCGAACGGGTCACCCTGATCATCCCCGACCTGGACGTCGGCCACGGCCCGCAGCTGGCCGCCCTGGCCACCGAGGACGGCGCGGTCACGGTGATCAGCGGACGCGGTCCGGACGAGACCACGCTGCTCGCCGCCGGGATCACGGAGGCGACCGCCCTCGCCCTCACCATGGAGGACGACCCGGCCGTCACCGAGGCGGCGCTGCTGGCCCGCGGGCTCAACCCACGGCTGCGGCTGGTGATCCGGATCTTCAGCAACGCCCTCGGCCAACGGCTGGAACACCTGCTGGACCGGGCCGCCGAGCACTCCGGCGGCTCGACCGCGGTGCTCTCAGCCTCGGAGACGGCCACCCCGGCCCTGGTCTCGGCCGCCGTCACCGACCGCAACCAGGTCATCCCGATCAACGGCGGGACCTTCTCCGTGGTCGAGCAGGCCCTCGGGGAGGACGCCGACGACAGCACCGTCCCGCTCGCGCTGCTCGCCCCGCGCACCGACGACCTGATCAGCTCCGGCGACAACCCGCTGCATGTGCTGCTGCCCTCCCCCGAGCAGACCGCCGCCGCCGGCCCGGAGACCGTCCGGTCCGTCGTACGGCTGCGGCACGACCCCAACCCGCCCGACGAACCGGGACGGCGCGGTCTGCCGCGCTTCCCGCTCGGGGCACTGATCTCACGGCGGCTGCGCCGGGCCGCCCTGGGCCTCGGTGCCCTGGTGGCGGTGCTGACCGTGGTCACCTGGCTGACCACCCCGCGGTCGCTGGGACAGTCGCTCTACGACGTGCTGATGGACGTCGCCGCCGCCGGCAACCCCGCCGACAGCGAGTCGACGATCCGGAAGGTGCTGCAGCTGCTCTCGATGTTCACCGGGATGCTGATCATGCCGCTGGTGCTGGCCGTGATCCTGGAGAACCTGGGGGCGTTGCGCAATGTCAGCGGCCTGGACCGGCCCAAGCGCAGCCTGGCCGACCACATCGTGGTCATCGGTCTGGGCAAGGTGGGCAGCCGGGTGGTGGAGCGGCTGGCGGTGATGCGGGTGCCGGTGGTGGCCGTGGAACGGAACCCGGAGGCCGCCGGGGTGGCCAGGGCCAGGAAACTCGGGGTGCCGGTGGTGATCGGGGACATCTCCGACCCGGAGATCTACCGCGACGCCAGGGTCAGCCGCAGCCAGACCCTGATGGCGTTGACCAGCAATGACAGCGTCAACCTGGAGGCGGTGCTCTACGCCCGCGAACAGCAGCCCGAGCTCCGGGTGGTGCTGCGGCTGTTCGACGACGCCTTCGCGGGCACCGTCTACCGCACCCTCCGGGCCTCCTATCCGCAGGCCCGCACCCGGAGCCGCAGCGTCTCCTATCTGGCGGCGCCGGCCTTCGCCGCCGCGATGATGGGCCGTCAGGTACTGGCCTCGATCCCGGTGGAGCGGCAGATGCTGCTGGTCGCCACGGTGGGGGTGCGGGGACGCGAGGCACTGTCCGGACGGACCGTCGCCGAGGCCTTCCGGCCGGGCGGCTGGCGAGTGGTCGGTCTGCAGCGGTCCGGCCGGGACCTGCGCTGGAACCCGGCGCCGGAGCGGCCGCTCGCGGACGACGACCGGGTGGTGGTGGTCGCCACCCGCGAGGGCCTCGGCCTGCTGTTGCGGCGGCAGGGCGCGACCGCCGTGGACGAGGAACTGCCGCCTCCCGCGGCGGCGCCGCACCCGCACCTGCCGAGCCCGCGGCGGCGGCGTCGCCCCGACGACACCGGACCGCTGCCGAGGCTGCCGCGGGCGCAGCCGGATGCGCCGTATCCGGGGCAGGATGAGCAGTGATTTTCGGGCTGCGGACCGTAGCTGGCTGGTCGCGCAGTTCCCCGCGCCCCTAGTAGGGCTTTGTTAGGTCCTGTGGCGTGGTTCTGGCGTCGGCGCGGGTTGGCCGCATATGGAGCAGGCGCCGGTCCAGGTGGCCAGGAGTGCCTGGAGTTCGCGGAGGACCGCGTACAGGGTCAGGCCGGCGCAGGGGCTTTTGGGTCGAGTCGCAGGAGGGTGCAGAAGGCCTGGGCGAGGGCGGCGAGGGTGACGTGGCGGTGCCAGCCGGGGTAGCTACGTCCTTCGAAGTGGTCCAGCCCCAGGCCGTCTTTGAGTTCGCGGTAGTCGTGCTCGACTCTCCAGCGGATCTTGCAGATGCGGACGAGTTCGCGCAGCGGCGTGTCGGCGAGCAGGGTGGAAAGCCAGTAGTCGGTGGGCTCGGCTGCGTCGTGCGGCCATTCGGCGATCAGCCAGCATTCGGGCAGGGTGCCGTCGGCGGCGCGGGGGATGTCCCGGTTGGCCGGACGTACCCGCAGGGCGGTGAACTGGGAGCGCATGTCGGCGGTGGGGTTGCGCCTGCCGGTCCTGGTTCCCTGGCGCCAGGTGACGGTGCGGCGTGCTGATCGTCCTGCTTCCAGGGCGAGTTGGCGCAGGGAGCGTGGCTTGTCCGGGTAGCCGGGGACGGGTGGGCGGCCGCGGCCGCTGTAGGGCGCACGTACCGGTTCGGCGGTGCCGGGATGGGCGGTGGTCGCGGACTTGACGGCCACCGCGTAGGTCAGTCCGCGTTCGGTCAGGCCCTGGCGGAAGCCGGTGGCGTCGCCGTATCCGGCGTCGGCGGCGACCGGCAGGTCGGGCAGGCCCCAGTCCTCGCGGGCCTCGTCGAGCATGTCCAGGGCCAGGCGCCACTTCTCGCGGTGCCGCACGTCTTGGGGGATCTTTGCCCGCTCGCGCCGGCGCGCGATCGCTGCGGCCAGCAGCGGATCGTCGGCGTTCTTGGTGTCGTCCCAGCTCTCGGG includes:
- a CDS encoding methionine synthase, coding for MSAESTFPQLTGPGATGVGSMPGTDAREAAKTVTGSLEALPHLPELPARGPGADMVGRSLGLLVELFARVEPSGWRFGDHPGRDTRRARSWLGEDLDALEEHTQGWTGPLKLQAVGPWTLAASVELHRGEKALADAGAVRDIVGSLAEGLRLHLEDVRKRIPGAQLVLQLDEPSLPAVLAGQVPTASGWQRLRSVDRQVAEETLRTLIGVVDLPVVVHCCAPGVPLALLRRAGASAVSLDMALLTERDDDEIGEAVEAGTLLFAGVVPSVGPGLSDPADSVSGVRTLWRRLGLDPALLAQRVVVTPSCGLAGASPAYARRALSHSVIAAQSLADNPE
- a CDS encoding SDR family oxidoreductase, whose amino-acid sequence is MAIHLITGAGSGIGAAVAARLAERGDELWLLARDANRAAVLRKQFPGSRTLIGDLATPDRLSWALGQQEQPVRLDSLLHIAGVVDLGGIGDLGTKVWNHTLAVNLVAPAELTRLFLPTLRVSKGQVVFVNSGSGLRAHAEWGVYAASKFGLKAVADSLRAEEHANGVRVTTVYPGRTATPMQERVHAQEGKAYDAAAWITPESVATAVLTAVDLPRDAEITDLTVRPGR
- a CDS encoding NAD-binding protein; this translates as MSDETTVAAESSPGHMIVCGGDALTHRLALDLIHLYRERVTLIIPDLDVGHGPQLAALATEDGAVTVISGRGPDETTLLAAGITEATALALTMEDDPAVTEAALLARGLNPRLRLVIRIFSNALGQRLEHLLDRAAEHSGGSTAVLSASETATPALVSAAVTDRNQVIPINGGTFSVVEQALGEDADDSTVPLALLAPRTDDLISSGDNPLHVLLPSPEQTAAAGPETVRSVVRLRHDPNPPDEPGRRGLPRFPLGALISRRLRRAALGLGALVAVLTVVTWLTTPRSLGQSLYDVLMDVAAAGNPADSESTIRKVLQLLSMFTGMLIMPLVLAVILENLGALRNVSGLDRPKRSLADHIVVIGLGKVGSRVVERLAVMRVPVVAVERNPEAAGVARARKLGVPVVIGDISDPEIYRDARVSRSQTLMALTSNDSVNLEAVLYAREQQPELRVVLRLFDDAFAGTVYRTLRASYPQARTRSRSVSYLAAPAFAAAMMGRQVLASIPVERQMLLVATVGVRGREALSGRTVAEAFRPGGWRVVGLQRSGRDLRWNPAPERPLADDDRVVVVATREGLGLLLRRQGATAVDEELPPPAAAPHPHLPSPRRRRRPDDTGPLPRLPRAQPDAPYPGQDEQ
- a CDS encoding IS701 family transposase, whose amino-acid sequence is MEQVRPRLEAFAEEMLGPLARRDQRAKGELYLRGLMLDGKRKSMQPMAERLGVDHQQLQQFVSSSTWDYAQVRRNVARWANVHIAPEAYTIDDTGFPKDGMDSPGVARMYCGALGKRGNCQIGVSVHLASEQASSAIDWRLFIPESWDDTKNADDPLLAAAIARRRERAKIPQDVRHREKWRLALDMLDEAREDWGLPDLPVAADAGYGDATGFRQGLTERGLTYAVAVKSATTAHPGTAEPVRAPYSGRGRPPVPGYPDKPRSLRQLALEAGRSARRTVTWRQGTRTGRRNPTADMRSQFTALRVRPANRDIPRAADGTLPECWLIAEWPHDAAEPTDYWLSTLLADTPLRELVRICKIRWRVEHDYRELKDGLGLDHFEGRSYPGWHRHVTLAALAQAFCTLLRLDPKAPAPA